In the genome of Euleptes europaea isolate rEulEur1 chromosome 7, rEulEur1.hap1, whole genome shotgun sequence, one region contains:
- the NCSTN gene encoding LOW QUALITY PROTEIN: nicastrin (The sequence of the model RefSeq protein was modified relative to this genomic sequence to represent the inferred CDS: deleted 1 base in 1 codon), which produces MRPQSGGRSVARTLCEGIDGGKEAEAAGKMAAIEEEEMGSSWRRRGAAEWLLRGLLLCALAAGSGWCNSVERKIYIPLNRTATCVRLMNATHQIGCQSSMNGDTGVIHVVEKQEDVQWVLSDGPHPPYMVLLDGELFTRVMMDQLKESSRISGVAVAMAKPSPAGGFSPGSKCPNDGFGVYSSEYGSQYAHCNRMEWNPLGNGLFYEDFSFPIFLLQDENETQVIKQCYQTYNLPRNGSVPQYPLCAMQLFSHMHAVTSTVTCMRRTSLQSTFSINPEVICDPLSDYNVWSTLKPINVSATLNSTEKVIMVATRIDSHSMFWNVAPGAESAVASFVTHLAAAEAIHKVPGVEALPKNIMFTFFQGESFDYIGSSRMAYEMQKNKFPFRLENIDCFLELGQIALRNSSVLWMHTDPVTQKNLSVQIGNMVAALRNSTGATRVEVHEIGSSQALPPSSFQRFLRLKEIPGVVLADHSASFQNKYYQSIYDTAENILLDYPKWLSPEEALDHVTPTAESLAEVATVVARALYQLAGGSGNASAIQADPRTVTRMLYGFLVRTNNSWFQSIIKSDLKGILENEPPPYYIAVSKPVNATYLVHYVLANLTGTAINLTKEQCLNADVNLYEYAWVQGPRDPNATSSRHSFCVQSTVRLSSASSPAFELREWGSTEYSTWTESRWKELHARIFLVASRQLEIITLIVGIVILIVSFVATYFINAKADVLFATPPDSGATAY; this is translated from the exons GCTCAGGGTGGTGCAACTCCGTGGAGAGGAAAATCTACATCCCGCTGAACAGGACAGCTACGTGTGTTCGCTTGATGAATGCCACGCATCAGATAGGCTGCCAGT CCTCAATGAATGGAGACACTGGAGTCATCCACGTGGTGGAGAAGCAGGAGGATGTCCAGTGGGTGCTTTCCGATGGCCCTCATCCCCCGTACATGGTGCTGCTAGACGGAGAGCTTTTTACCAG GGTCATGATGGATCAACTCAAAGAGAGCTCGCGGATCTCCGGCGTGGCTGTGGCCATGGCCAAACCCAGCCCTGCTGGAGGGTTCTCTCCTGGCTCCAAATGCCCAAACGATGGCTTTG GTGTGTACTCCAGCGAATATGGCAGTCAGTACGCCCACTGCAATCGTATGGAGTGGAACCCCCTGGGCAACGGCCTTTTCTACGAGGACTTCAGTTTCCCCATCTTCCTCCTTCAAGATGAGAACGAGACTCAGGTTATTAAGCAG TGCTACCAAACCTACAACCTCCCTCGCAACGGCTCCGTCCCACAGTACCCGCTGTGTGCTATGCAGCTATTCTCCCACATGCACGCCGTGACCAGCACGGTCACTTGCATGCGGCGCACCTCcctccagagcactttcagcATCAATCCGG AAGTCATCTGCGACCCGCTGTCTGATTACAACGTATGGAGCACGCTGAAACCCATCAACGTTTCCGCGACGCTGAACTCCACCGAGAAAGTCATAATGGTTGCGACTCGA ATCGACAGCCATTCCATGTTCTGGAACGTGGCTCCCGGGGCAGAGAGTGCCGTTGCGTCTTTTGTAACCCATTTAGCCGCAGCTGAAGCCATCCACAAAGTACCAGGTGTTGAGGCGCTGCCGAAAAACATCATGTTCACCTTCTTCCAGGGG GAAAGCTTTGATTACATTGGCAGCTCCCGCATGGCCTATGAAatgcagaaaaataagtttccattCAGGCTGGAGAACATCGATTGCTTCCTGGAGCTGGGTCAG ATCGCGCTGAGGAATTCCTCCGTTCTCTGGATGCACACGGATCCTGTGACCCAAAAGAACTTGTCTGTTCAG ATCGGCAACATGGTGGCAGCGTTGAGGAACAGCACTGGTGCCACCAGGGTGGAAGTGCACGAGATTGGCTCGTCCCAGGCTCTCCCGCCATCATCCTTCCAGAGATTCCTGAGGCTCAAGGAGATTCCCGGGGTGGTGCTGGCTGACCACAGCGCCTCCTTCCAAAACAA gTACTACCAGAGCATCTACGACACGGCGGAGAACATCCTGCTGGACTATCCCAAGTGGTTGAGCCCCGAAGAGGCCCTGGATCACGTGACGCCGACAGCCGAG TCCCTGGCAGAAGTGGCCACTGTGGTTGCCCGTGCTCTCTACCAGCTTGCGGGGGGAAGCGGCAACGCCTCAGCTATTCAGGCAGATCCAAGGACG GTCACGCGTATGTTGTACGGCTTCCTGGTCAGGACGAACAACAGCTGGTTCCAGTCAATTATTAAGTCGGACTTGAAAGGAATTCTGG aaaATGAACCCCCTCCATACTACATTGCTGTTTCGAAACCCGTGAACGCAACCTACCTCGTGCATTACGTCTTGGCCAATCTGACGGGTACCGCGATCAACCTGACCAAAGAGCAGTGCTTGAACGCTGACGTAAAC CTGTACGAGTACGCGTGGGTGCAGGGTCCCCGGGACCCCAATGCTACATCCAGCCGCCATTCCTTCTGCGTCCAGTCAACGGTCCGCCTGTCTTCGGCCAGCTCCCCAGCCTTTGAGCTCCGAGAGTGGGGCTCCACTGAGTACTCCACCTGGACGGAGAGCCGCTGGAAAGAGCTTCACGCCCGGATCTTTCTCGTCGCCAGCAGGCAGCTTGAG ATTATCACGCTCATTGTGGGCATCGTCATCCTGATTGTCTCGTTTGTCGCCACCTACTTCATTAACGCCAAAGCGGACGTGCTCTTCGCAACCCCGCCGGACTCTGGAGCCACGGCATATTGA